The following are encoded in a window of Colletotrichum lupini chromosome 3, complete sequence genomic DNA:
- a CDS encoding alpha/beta hydrolase fold-3 domain-containing protein translates to MAGTQGRSFPILSYQPLRIFYQIFGALFILFPCLPIWAIKALIPSCRPHPKWGFKQALMARLTRSIVDLYSNVGITETHTLKPGKEGDRFQTADPFPSDLYLGPLASNSDVKPTTVGGTWFPAKPDVEKGFEGNVVLQIHGGAFVLGDGRTGYCGFIANTLIEKAGAGAVFAPQYRLSGYGSGSEAAANPFPAALQDVLTSYLHLTRTLNIPPNRIVLCGDSAGGNLVIALLRYLDTYGPDLGIAIPSCAVLIAPWVNPLASLGPDSVYKQHEHWSTDYLPVSFLRWGAKVYSAGVSDEDMPYVTPLGNAWGTKVPMFVSMGEAEILETDGTAWCRQMQEAESSVTVSYEENAVHDTLLMGAIIGWTESAQAVATRIGEFLRGVQTEEAPKGADEACS, encoded by the coding sequence ATGGCCGGCACTCAGGGGCGAAGTTTCCCTATTCTCTCCTATCAACCTCTACGCATCTTCTATCAGATCTTCGGCGCCCTCTTCATTCTCTTTCCCTGCTTGCCGATATGGGCCATCAAGGCGCTTATTCCCTCCTGCCGTCCTCACCCGAAATGGGGCTTCAAACAGGCCCTCATGGCGCGCTTGACGCGAAGCATCGTTGATCTCTACTCAAACGTAGGCATCACCGAGACTCATACCCTCAAGCCAGGAAAGGAGGGGGACCGCTTCCAGACCGCCGACCCCTTCCCTTCAGATCTCTACCTCGGTCCTCTGGCCTCGAACTCTGATGTGAAGCCCACCACCGTGGGGGGCACTTGGTTCCCGGCCAAGCCGGACGTCGAGAAGGGCTTCGAAGGCAACGTGGTTCTGCAAATTCACGGCGGTGCCTTTGTGCTGGGTGACGGCCGCACGGGATATTGCGGCTTCATAGCAAACACGCTCATCGAAAAGGCCGGCGCCGGCGCTGTCTTTGCGCCTCAATACCGGTTGTCAGGCTACGGCAGCGGTTCCGAGGCCGCCGCGAACCCGTTTCCCGCTGCGTTGCAAGACGTCCTGACCAGTTACCTTCACCTGACTCGGACCCTCAATATCCCGCCCAACCGTATCGTGCTTTGCGGCGACAGTGCGGGCGGCAACCTTGTGATCGCCCTGCTGCGATACCTCGATACCTACGGACCGGACCTCGGAATTGCCATCCCTAGCTGCGCGGTGCTCATCGCCCCCTGGGTCAACCCCTTGGCCAGCTTGGGTCCGGATTCGGTGTACAAGCAGCATGAGCACTGGAGCACCGACTACCTTCCCGTCTCGTTCTTGCGCTGGGGCGCAAAAGTGTACTCGGCCGGCGTTTCTGATGAGGACATGCCGTATGTGACGCCTCTTGGCAACGCCTGGGGAACCAAGGTGCCTATGTTCGTGTCGATGGGTGAAGCTGAGATCCTTGAGACGGACGGTACTGCGTGGTGCCGGCAGATGCAGGAGGCCGAGAGCAGCGTCACAGTATCGTATGAGGAGAATGCTGTTCACGATACGCTGCTGATGGGCGCCATTATTGGCTGGACCGAGAGCGCACAAGCTGTGGCTACGAGAATCGGAGAGTTCTTGAGAGGGGTGCAGACCGAGGAGGCGCCTAAGGGTGCGGACGAAGCTTGCAGTTAA
- a CDS encoding ent-kaurene oxidase — protein sequence TLKQSFSRTRLPTTDRFGGQLDFNTKPTTLNINMSLSWSSWLATLEPQQSALGLLFVVLSLTLAYVSIPGRHDHLPYINRPPKWDFLGQKTKQHFVSNARSLMANAREAFKGKPYRMFTDLGDLIVIPAHHADEMRNERSLDFLEAFVDNFHPNIPGFEGFTFDGRKDQLLHKTINKKITKMLNEITAPLSLEADFATRLILGTSTASTLSQAQKSFDSTLIIFATSPAILFRNADYSENKLQRHDAFLTRPQLMEDVRAEIVAVLRKEGWTKSALFNMKLLDSVIKEAQRLKPTTSATMNRKATSQVKLPGGLVLEKGDRCMADLGSMVDPNVYPDPLEFDGYRFFRMRGDPKMDSKAHLVSTSVSHMGFGHGLHACPGRFFASNEVKVLLCHLLHKYDWKLDSGFEHTIHEFGLSLSSGSTKAFVARRQNVEIDIDAW from the exons ACCCTAAAGCAATCATTTTCCCGAACTCGCTTACCAACTACCGACCGATTTGGAGGACAACTTGACTTCAATACCAAACCCACTACGTTGAACATCAACATGTCGCTATCCTGGAGCAGCTGGCTCGCCACACTAGAGCCGCAACAGTCAGCTCTCGGCCTGCTCTTTGTCGTCCTCTCCTTGACACTCGCTTATGTCTCCATACCAGGACGCCACGACCACCTCCCTTACATCAACCGGCCCCCAAAGTGGGATTTCCTTGGCCAGAAGACCAAACAACACTTCGTCAGCAATGCCCGAAGCCTGATGGCCAATGCTCGGGAGGCCTTCAAAGGCAAGCCCTACCGAATGTTCACCGACTTGGGGGATCTCATTGTTATTCCGGCGCACCACGCCGATGAGATGCGCAATGAGCGATCTCTGGACTTCCTCGAAGCCTTTGTCGATAATTTTCACCCCAACATTCCCGGATTCGAGGGATTTACTTTCGATGGCCGAAAGGACCAGTTGCTTCACAAGACGATCAACAAGAAGATTACCAAGATGCTCA ATGAGATCACTGCACCACTGTCGCTGGAAGCTGACTTTGCTACGCGCCTGATTCTCGGAACTTCGACAG CATCAACACTTTCTCAAGCGCAGAAGTCCTTCGACAGTACCCTCATTATCTTCGCCACATCGCCTGCTATTTTATTCCGCAATGCCGACTACTCAGAGAACAAGTTGCAGAGGCACGACGCGTTCTTAACCCG ACCACAGTTGATGGAGGATGTTCGTGCTGAGATTGTGGCGGTCCTCCGGAAGGAGGGCTGGACCAAGTCTGCTTTGTTCAACATGAAGCTGCTTGACAGTGTCATCAAGGAGGCGCAGAGACTTAAGCCGACAACGTCTG CGACGATGAATCGGAAAGCCACTAGTCAAGTCAAGCTTCCTGGTGGATTGGTCCTTGAGAAGGGAGACCGCTGCATGGCAGACCTCGGCTCGATGGTGGACCCCAACGTATATCCAGATCCTCTCGAGTTTGACGGGTATCGATTCTTCCGGATGCGTGGAGACCCCAAGATGGATAGCAAGGCTCATCTGGTGAGCACATCAGTGTCCCATATGGGATTCGGCCATGGCCTACACGCGTGTCCTGGGAGATTTTTTGCCTCTAACGAGGTCAAGGTTCTCTTGTGTCACTTGCTGCACAAATACGACTGGAAGCTTGACAGTGGATTCGAGCATACGATTCATGAATTCGGTCTTTCCTTATCGTCGGGTAGCACAAAGGCTTTTGTCGCGAGGCGACAGAACGTGGAGATTGACATTGACGCGTGGTAA
- a CDS encoding FAD dependent oxidoreductase: MHSSGKLMTSSYTTKWRGLEWTQLSKMASNSQIQKATQPWWDDGSEKHFVPLAPAVPIDPGVNTWSRFGPTFEAYEYSGWIDESVSWKTDCYIGDWSPLLKARVTGPEAQAFFEHISTNRWPNFKPGQAKHAIFCQDNGSVVGEGLVLMLGKDDFLFTSGPGTVWLVYQFQQGRKKFDATLQLVTDDWFLLQIQGPRSVQLLNEVTDKGVRDIKFMHYKELSIDGSKFLCLRQGVSGELGFELWGSTKDAKKIYGSIVDAGKKHNIRQLGARAKMVNHVEAAFATPAADFIPAVHAPADDQELLQFRQFARDIGFDFDHYLSKASGSHGADPISYHFTPFDLNWGWLINFDHDFIGRDALLKLKDSPPNQLVTLVWNAEDVTDVFASLFRPEPFEYMEMPRNLLGNVVGSTVLREGKTIGCAVSRCYSYWFKEMVSLGIVAKEHAAPGTVVEVKWGSEGSPVKIIKATVQVAPYKEDKRRHSIQK; this comes from the exons ATGCACAGCAGCGGGAAATTGATGACTTCATCCTATACTACTAAGTGGAGAGGACTTGAGTGGACGCAGTTATCGAAA ATGGCGTCCAACTCTCAGATTCAGAAAGCAACACAACCTTGGTGGGATGACGGAAGCGAGAAGCACTTCGTGCCCCTGGCCCCCGCCGTTCCTATAGACCCGGGCGTCAATACCTGGTCCCGCTTCGGTCCAACCTTTGAAGCCTACGAATACTCGGGCTGGATCGACGAGAGCGTCTCCTGGAAGACGGACTGCTATATTGGCGACTGGTCGCCGCTGCTCAAAGCTCGCGTCACCGGCCCGGAAGCGCAAGCCTTTTTCGAACACATCTCGACCAACCGCTGGCCCAACTTCAAGCCTGGACAAGCGAAGCATGCCATCTTCTGTCAAGATAATGGGTCCGTCGTTGGCGAGGGTCTGGTTTTGATGCTCGGAAAGGATGATTTCCTGTTCACTAGTGGTCCCGGGACGGTTTGGCTTGTGTACCAATTCCAACAGGGCAGAAAGAAGTTTGATGCCACTCTGCAACTGGTCACTGATGACTGGTTCCTTCTTCAAATTCAAGGTCCTCGGAGTGTCCAGCTGCTGAATGAGGTGACGGACAAGGGTGTCCGGGATATCAAGTTTATGCATTACAAGGAGCTCTCGATCGATGGAAGCAAGTTCCTTTGTCTGAGGCAAGGTGTATCCGGCGAACTCGGTTTCGAGCTTTGGGGGTCGACGAAGGATGCCAAAAAGATTTACGGTTCTATCGTAGACGCTGGCAAGAAGCACAATATCCGGCAACTGGGTGCTCGCGCAAAGATGGTGAATCAC GTTGAAGCGGCGTTTGCGACTCCGGCCGCAGACTTCATTCCGGCTGTACACGCGCCCGCAGACGACCAGGAACTTCTCCAGTTCCGACAATTCGCGCGAGACATCGGCTTCGACTTTGACCACTATCTCTCCAAGGCCAGCGGTAGTCACGGCGCAGACCCTATTTCCTACCACTTCACGCCATTCGACCTGAACTGGGGCTGGCTCATCAACTTTGACCACGACTTCATCGGGCGCGACGCCCTTCTCAAGCTCAAGGACAGCCCGCCGAACCAGCTGGTGACGCTGGTTTGGAACGCGGAAGATGTGACTGACGTTTTTGCGTCCCTCTTTCGGCCGGAGCCCTTTGAGTATATGGAAATGCCTCGCAACCTGCTTGGCAATGTTGTTGGCAGTACTGTTCTGCGCGAAGGCAAGACGATCGGGTGTGCTGTTTCTCGGTGCTACAGCTACTGGTTCAAGGAGATGGTGTCACTGGGGATTGTTGCCAAGGAGCATGCTGCTCCAGGGACAGTTGTTGAGGTGAAATGGGGATCTGAAGGATCTCCCGTGAAAATCATCAAGGCG ACAGTGCAGGTTGCGCCGTACAAGGAGGACAAGAGACGACACTCAATTCAGAAGTAG